In the Larus michahellis chromosome 6, bLarMic1.1, whole genome shotgun sequence genome, one interval contains:
- the ADD3 gene encoding gamma-adducin isoform X3, which produces MKKGNNPTGLLALQQIAEYITASSFAGFSSSSLSHGMITPINDLPGIDTSSFVKGEKLTRCKLASLYRLADLFGWAHLPNAYITVRVSKEHDHILIIPRGLSFSEASASNLVKVNILGDVVDQGSTTLSIDNAGFSPHVAIYSTRPDVRCVIHIHTPATAAVSSMKCGILPISQEALILGDVAYYNYQGSLDEQEERIQLQKVLGPSCKVLVLRNHGVVALGETLEEAFHYIFNVQLACETQVHALAGAGGIDNLLLLDLQKFKPSTHAVAATGGGGVNMASQQKWKVGEQEFEALMRMLDNLGYRTGYAYRQPLVREKPRHKSDVEIPATVTAFSFEDDTVPLSPLKFLAQRQQREKTRWLNSPNTYLKVNVPEESWNGETSPRTKITWMKADDSSKTSGGTPIKIEDPNQFVPLNTNPSEVLEKRNKIREQNRYDLKTAGPQSQLLAGIVVDKKPSPPMQFEDDEHAPPAPPNPFSHLTEKELEEYKKTIERKQQGLEDAEQELFSDDGSSVSQIQSQTQSPQNVPEKLEENHEDLYTQNANLISVELPVVVVNGKEDAHDVEEDLAKRVSQLTTSTVESVEITIKSSEKIEEALSPEGSPSKSPSKKKKKFRTPSFLKKSKKKEKVEA; this is translated from the exons ATGAAGAAGGGCAATAACCCCACTGGACTGCTTGCATTACAGCAGATTGCTGAATACATTACAGCAAGCTCTTTTGCAGGtttttcctcatcttcactaA gCCATGGAATGATTACACCCATCAATGATCTACCTGGGATAGATACCTCCTCGTTTGTTAAGGGAGAAAAACTTACTCGTTGCAAGTTAGCCAGTTTATATAGATTAGCTGACTTGTTCGGGTGGGCACATTTGCCAAATGCCTATATCACA GTAAGAGTAAGCAAAGAACATGACCATATTCTAATCATTCCAAGAGGTCTGTCCTTTTCTGAAGCCTCAGCTTCTAATTTG GTTAAGGTAAACATCCTAGGAGATGTAGTTGACCAGGGAAGTACGACTCTAAGTATTGACAATGCAGGATTCAGTCCACACGTGGCCATCTACTCCACGCGCCCTGACGTCAGATGTGTGATACACATACATACCCCGGCAACAGCAGCT GTTTCATCTATGAAGTGTGGCATCCTTCCCATATCACAAGAAGCTCTGATTCTGGGAGATGTTGCTTATTACAACTACCAGGGTTCTCTTGATGAACAAGAAGAGAGAATTCAGCTTCAGAAAGTTCTTGGACCCAGTTGCAAG GTATTAGTCTTGAGAAACCATGGTGTGGTAGCACTAGGAGAGACACTGGAAGAAGCATTCCACTATATTTTCAATGTGCAACTGGCCTGTGAAACACAG GTTCATGCATTAGCTGGAGCAGGTGGGATAGACAATCTCCTACTACTGGATCTGCAGAAGTTCAAGCCTTCCACACATGCTGTGGCAGCAACCGGAGGAGGTGGAGTTAATATGGCTTCGCAACAAAAATGGAAAGTTGGGGAGCAAGAATTTGAAGCACTCATGCGGATGCTGGACAACCTG GGATACAGAACTGGCTATGCCTATAGGCAACCATTAGTCAGGGAAAAGCCCAGACATAAAAGTGATGTTGAGATCCCAGCCACTGTGACTGCCTTTTCCTTTGAAGATGACACAGTCCCGCTTTCCCCCCTGAAATTCCTGGCGCAGAGGCAACAGAGGGAAAAGACAAGATGGCTGAACTCTCCAAACACATACTTGAAAGTCAATGTGCCTGAGGAGTCCTGGAATGGGGAAACCAGTCCCAGGACTAAGATCACG tggATGAAAGCTGATGACTCCTCCAAGACTAGTGGAGGAACGCCAATCAAAATTGAAGATCCAAACCAATTTGTTCCTCTAAACACAAACCCAAGTGAAGtgctggaaaagagaaataag atAAGGGAGCAAAACCGATACGACCTAAAGACAGCAGGACCACAGTCTCAGCTGCTCGCTGGGATTGTTGTGGATAAAAAGCCGAGTCCA ccaaTGCAATTTGAAGATGATGAGCACGCACCACCGGCACCACCCAACCCGTTCAGCCATCTCACAGAAAAGGAACTGGAAGAGTACAAGAAAACAATTGAGCGCAAGCAGCAAGGGTTGGAAG ATGCTGAACAGGAATTGTTCTCAGATGACGGTTCATCTGTGTCACAAATTCAGTCACAAACTCAATCCCCGCAAAATGTCCCAGAAAAATTAGAAG aaaaTCATGAAGATCTCTATACCCAGAATGCTAACCTAATATCTGTGGAGTTGCCAGTTGTGGTGGTGAACGGCAAGGAAGATGCTCATGACGTGGAAGAAGATCTCGCCAAGAGGGTCAGTCAGTTAACCACTAGTACTGTGGAGAGCGTAGAGATTACGattaaaagctctgaaaagaTAGAAGAGGCCCTGTCCCCTGAAGGGTCACCTTCCAAATCCCCatcaaagaagaagaagaaattccGCACCCCATCTTTCctgaaaaagagtaaaaagaaggagaaagtggAAGCGTAA
- the ADD3 gene encoding gamma-adducin isoform X1 produces the protein MSTDASQVVITSPPPATMPHKERYFDRINENDPEYIRERNMSPDLRQDFNMMEQRKRVTQILQSPAFREDLECLIQEQMKKGNNPTGLLALQQIAEYITASSFAGFSSSSLSHGMITPINDLPGIDTSSFVKGEKLTRCKLASLYRLADLFGWAHLPNAYITVRVSKEHDHILIIPRGLSFSEASASNLVKVNILGDVVDQGSTTLSIDNAGFSPHVAIYSTRPDVRCVIHIHTPATAAVSSMKCGILPISQEALILGDVAYYNYQGSLDEQEERIQLQKVLGPSCKVLVLRNHGVVALGETLEEAFHYIFNVQLACETQVHALAGAGGIDNLLLLDLQKFKPSTHAVAATGGGGVNMASQQKWKVGEQEFEALMRMLDNLGYRTGYAYRQPLVREKPRHKSDVEIPATVTAFSFEDDTVPLSPLKFLAQRQQREKTRWLNSPNTYLKVNVPEESWNGETSPRTKITWMKADDSSKTSGGTPIKIEDPNQFVPLNTNPSEVLEKRNKIREQNRYDLKTAGPQSQLLAGIVVDKKPSPPMQFEDDEHAPPAPPNPFSHLTEKELEEYKKTIERKQQGLEDAEQELFSDDGSSVSQIQSQTQSPQNVPEKLEENHEDLYTQNANLISVELPVVVVNGKEDAHDVEEDLAKRVSQLTTSTVESVEITIKSSEKIEEALSPEGSPSKSPSKKKKKFRTPSFLKKSKKKEKVEA, from the exons GCTTTTAGAGAAGATCTGGAATGCCTAATTCAAGAACAGATGAAGAAGGGCAATAACCCCACTGGACTGCTTGCATTACAGCAGATTGCTGAATACATTACAGCAAGCTCTTTTGCAGGtttttcctcatcttcactaA gCCATGGAATGATTACACCCATCAATGATCTACCTGGGATAGATACCTCCTCGTTTGTTAAGGGAGAAAAACTTACTCGTTGCAAGTTAGCCAGTTTATATAGATTAGCTGACTTGTTCGGGTGGGCACATTTGCCAAATGCCTATATCACA GTAAGAGTAAGCAAAGAACATGACCATATTCTAATCATTCCAAGAGGTCTGTCCTTTTCTGAAGCCTCAGCTTCTAATTTG GTTAAGGTAAACATCCTAGGAGATGTAGTTGACCAGGGAAGTACGACTCTAAGTATTGACAATGCAGGATTCAGTCCACACGTGGCCATCTACTCCACGCGCCCTGACGTCAGATGTGTGATACACATACATACCCCGGCAACAGCAGCT GTTTCATCTATGAAGTGTGGCATCCTTCCCATATCACAAGAAGCTCTGATTCTGGGAGATGTTGCTTATTACAACTACCAGGGTTCTCTTGATGAACAAGAAGAGAGAATTCAGCTTCAGAAAGTTCTTGGACCCAGTTGCAAG GTATTAGTCTTGAGAAACCATGGTGTGGTAGCACTAGGAGAGACACTGGAAGAAGCATTCCACTATATTTTCAATGTGCAACTGGCCTGTGAAACACAG GTTCATGCATTAGCTGGAGCAGGTGGGATAGACAATCTCCTACTACTGGATCTGCAGAAGTTCAAGCCTTCCACACATGCTGTGGCAGCAACCGGAGGAGGTGGAGTTAATATGGCTTCGCAACAAAAATGGAAAGTTGGGGAGCAAGAATTTGAAGCACTCATGCGGATGCTGGACAACCTG GGATACAGAACTGGCTATGCCTATAGGCAACCATTAGTCAGGGAAAAGCCCAGACATAAAAGTGATGTTGAGATCCCAGCCACTGTGACTGCCTTTTCCTTTGAAGATGACACAGTCCCGCTTTCCCCCCTGAAATTCCTGGCGCAGAGGCAACAGAGGGAAAAGACAAGATGGCTGAACTCTCCAAACACATACTTGAAAGTCAATGTGCCTGAGGAGTCCTGGAATGGGGAAACCAGTCCCAGGACTAAGATCACG tggATGAAAGCTGATGACTCCTCCAAGACTAGTGGAGGAACGCCAATCAAAATTGAAGATCCAAACCAATTTGTTCCTCTAAACACAAACCCAAGTGAAGtgctggaaaagagaaataag atAAGGGAGCAAAACCGATACGACCTAAAGACAGCAGGACCACAGTCTCAGCTGCTCGCTGGGATTGTTGTGGATAAAAAGCCGAGTCCA ccaaTGCAATTTGAAGATGATGAGCACGCACCACCGGCACCACCCAACCCGTTCAGCCATCTCACAGAAAAGGAACTGGAAGAGTACAAGAAAACAATTGAGCGCAAGCAGCAAGGGTTGGAAG ATGCTGAACAGGAATTGTTCTCAGATGACGGTTCATCTGTGTCACAAATTCAGTCACAAACTCAATCCCCGCAAAATGTCCCAGAAAAATTAGAAG aaaaTCATGAAGATCTCTATACCCAGAATGCTAACCTAATATCTGTGGAGTTGCCAGTTGTGGTGGTGAACGGCAAGGAAGATGCTCATGACGTGGAAGAAGATCTCGCCAAGAGGGTCAGTCAGTTAACCACTAGTACTGTGGAGAGCGTAGAGATTACGattaaaagctctgaaaagaTAGAAGAGGCCCTGTCCCCTGAAGGGTCACCTTCCAAATCCCCatcaaagaagaagaagaaattccGCACCCCATCTTTCctgaaaaagagtaaaaagaaggagaaagtggAAGCGTAA
- the ADD3 gene encoding gamma-adducin isoform X2, whose product MSTDASQVVITSPPPATMPHKERYFDRINENDPEYIRERNMSPDLRQDFNMMEQRKRVTQILQSPAFREDLECLIQEQMKKGNNPTGLLALQQIAEYITASSFAGFSSSSLSHGMITPINDLPGIDTSSFVKGEKLTRCKLASLYRLADLFGWAHLPNAYITVRVSKEHDHILIIPRGLSFSEASASNLVKVNILGDVVDQGSTTLSIDNAGFSPHVAIYSTRPDVRCVIHIHTPATAAVSSMKCGILPISQEALILGDVAYYNYQGSLDEQEERIQLQKVLGPSCKVLVLRNHGVVALGETLEEAFHYIFNVQLACETQVHALAGAGGIDNLLLLDLQKFKPSTHAVAATGGGGVNMASQQKWKVGEQEFEALMRMLDNLGYRTGYAYRQPLVREKPRHKSDVEIPATVTAFSFEDDTVPLSPLKFLAQRQQREKTRWLNSPNTYLKVNVPEESWNGETSPRTKITWMKADDSSKTSGGTPIKIEDPNQFVPLNTNPSEVLEKRNKIREQNRYDLKTAGPQSQLLAGIVVDKKPSPPMQFEDDEHAPPAPPNPFSHLTEKELEEYKKTIERKQQGLEENHEDLYTQNANLISVELPVVVVNGKEDAHDVEEDLAKRVSQLTTSTVESVEITIKSSEKIEEALSPEGSPSKSPSKKKKKFRTPSFLKKSKKKEKVEA is encoded by the exons GCTTTTAGAGAAGATCTGGAATGCCTAATTCAAGAACAGATGAAGAAGGGCAATAACCCCACTGGACTGCTTGCATTACAGCAGATTGCTGAATACATTACAGCAAGCTCTTTTGCAGGtttttcctcatcttcactaA gCCATGGAATGATTACACCCATCAATGATCTACCTGGGATAGATACCTCCTCGTTTGTTAAGGGAGAAAAACTTACTCGTTGCAAGTTAGCCAGTTTATATAGATTAGCTGACTTGTTCGGGTGGGCACATTTGCCAAATGCCTATATCACA GTAAGAGTAAGCAAAGAACATGACCATATTCTAATCATTCCAAGAGGTCTGTCCTTTTCTGAAGCCTCAGCTTCTAATTTG GTTAAGGTAAACATCCTAGGAGATGTAGTTGACCAGGGAAGTACGACTCTAAGTATTGACAATGCAGGATTCAGTCCACACGTGGCCATCTACTCCACGCGCCCTGACGTCAGATGTGTGATACACATACATACCCCGGCAACAGCAGCT GTTTCATCTATGAAGTGTGGCATCCTTCCCATATCACAAGAAGCTCTGATTCTGGGAGATGTTGCTTATTACAACTACCAGGGTTCTCTTGATGAACAAGAAGAGAGAATTCAGCTTCAGAAAGTTCTTGGACCCAGTTGCAAG GTATTAGTCTTGAGAAACCATGGTGTGGTAGCACTAGGAGAGACACTGGAAGAAGCATTCCACTATATTTTCAATGTGCAACTGGCCTGTGAAACACAG GTTCATGCATTAGCTGGAGCAGGTGGGATAGACAATCTCCTACTACTGGATCTGCAGAAGTTCAAGCCTTCCACACATGCTGTGGCAGCAACCGGAGGAGGTGGAGTTAATATGGCTTCGCAACAAAAATGGAAAGTTGGGGAGCAAGAATTTGAAGCACTCATGCGGATGCTGGACAACCTG GGATACAGAACTGGCTATGCCTATAGGCAACCATTAGTCAGGGAAAAGCCCAGACATAAAAGTGATGTTGAGATCCCAGCCACTGTGACTGCCTTTTCCTTTGAAGATGACACAGTCCCGCTTTCCCCCCTGAAATTCCTGGCGCAGAGGCAACAGAGGGAAAAGACAAGATGGCTGAACTCTCCAAACACATACTTGAAAGTCAATGTGCCTGAGGAGTCCTGGAATGGGGAAACCAGTCCCAGGACTAAGATCACG tggATGAAAGCTGATGACTCCTCCAAGACTAGTGGAGGAACGCCAATCAAAATTGAAGATCCAAACCAATTTGTTCCTCTAAACACAAACCCAAGTGAAGtgctggaaaagagaaataag atAAGGGAGCAAAACCGATACGACCTAAAGACAGCAGGACCACAGTCTCAGCTGCTCGCTGGGATTGTTGTGGATAAAAAGCCGAGTCCA ccaaTGCAATTTGAAGATGATGAGCACGCACCACCGGCACCACCCAACCCGTTCAGCCATCTCACAGAAAAGGAACTGGAAGAGTACAAGAAAACAATTGAGCGCAAGCAGCAAGGGTTGGAAG aaaaTCATGAAGATCTCTATACCCAGAATGCTAACCTAATATCTGTGGAGTTGCCAGTTGTGGTGGTGAACGGCAAGGAAGATGCTCATGACGTGGAAGAAGATCTCGCCAAGAGGGTCAGTCAGTTAACCACTAGTACTGTGGAGAGCGTAGAGATTACGattaaaagctctgaaaagaTAGAAGAGGCCCTGTCCCCTGAAGGGTCACCTTCCAAATCCCCatcaaagaagaagaagaaattccGCACCCCATCTTTCctgaaaaagagtaaaaagaaggagaaagtggAAGCGTAA